The Terriglobales bacterium genome segment CTCTGGCAGCAAGCGTCTCCACCACTGCTATGTTCGATAATAGTTCCTGCGGCACACCATGCCGCGTCTGCAGATACTGGGCGCTGTTATAGGAGACCCAGACCTGACCTCCTGCGTCTTCCCAAACCAGGACCTTCAGAGGTAGATCTATGGCGATGCTCGGAGCCGCGAGCATCAACGGAGTTCCGGCCTTTGGATTGCCGAATATCAATAGCTTGGTGGGACGCATCTTTATTCCTACCTTCTCCGCCTCGCCGCTGTGATCGACCAGGGCGAATAGAGTGATGCCTC includes the following:
- a CDS encoding DUF302 domain-containing protein is translated as MVIYLVSAGGGKASTSGRHEETSMPTAPDNGIVNKSTAHSVDYIVEKLKSTLQARGITLFALVDHSGEAEKVGIKMRPTKLLIFGNPKAGTPLMLAAPSIAIDLPLKVLVWEDAGGQVWVSYNSAQYLQTRHGVPQELLSNIAVVETLAARAVE